One stretch of Echeneis naucrates chromosome 11, fEcheNa1.1, whole genome shotgun sequence DNA includes these proteins:
- the zbtb8b gene encoding zinc finger and BTB domain-containing protein 8B isoform X1 gives MEVPCYLPKLLFELNEQRKRDFFCDCSILVEGRVFKAHRNVLFAGSGYFRALLVHYLQDNGQRYSTASLDIVTADAFSIILDFLYSGRLALNRSNVIEVMSAASYLQMTDLVNFCKGYIHSSLEICNKDKERNTEKEGQAQDGGVGPADSGTSAAEIPSGAGATEPRSQVAEADRGSGLGSESVTSARNSSSVPVATPSGTREDMDSDYHSREEFASGSEGQKGHVDQTNLSSSSSSALTPELVNPKIEYEPDEELMESPDTKDLASYPGPSLHNPHHSRLLPPSPSPSNERSPLGYSPSFNARQLMEMLARGEGQSPLGDRVGQRFNQAFGSSTSGGRMDESLGFVGSSIMEIQSDWLGEDTGDGLVVPVKLHKCPFCPYTAKQKGIMKRHIRCHTGERPFPCPICGKRFTRQEHLRSHALSVHRHYWPVSCKSCRRTFTGSSVSPGLRRFGICDSCNCVTTTHEDSAPVHPTSQPEPMERADGGTDWSSFMDDVDEVEVGRVEDLVGKQMLERQLAVCSDVGHTL, from the exons ATGGAGGTGCCTTGCTATTTGCCCAAACTGCTGTTTGAGCTCAATGAGCAACGTAAGCGGGACTTCTTTTGTGACTGCAGCATCCTTGTCGAGGGCCGTGTCTTCAAGGCCCATCGTAATGTGTTGTTTGCTGGGAGCGGATATTTCCGGGCTCTTTTGGTTCACTATCTTCAG GACAATGGCCAGCGATACAGCACTGCATCACTGGACATTGTAACAGCTGATGCTTTCTCAATTATTCTGGACTTTCTCTACTCTGGCCGCTTAGCCCTAAACAGAAGCAATGTTATTGAGGTGATGTCAGCAGCCAGCTACCTGCAGATGACAGACCTGGTGAACTTCTGCAAAGGATATATCCACTCCTCTTTGGAAATATGTAATAAGGACAAGGAGAGGAATACAGAGAAGGAGGGGCAGGCACAGGATGGTGGGGTGGGTCCTGCAGACAGTGGCACTTCAGCTGCAGAAATCCCTAGCGGTGCTGGGGCAACAGAGCCTCGTTCACAGGTTGCAGAGGCAGATAGAGGGTCGGGTCTAGGCTCTGAGTCTGTGACCTCAGCTAGAAACTCCTCATCTGTCCCTGTTGCCACCCCTTCTGGCACAAGGGAGGACATGGACAGTGACTACCATTCCAGGGAAGAATTTGCATCTGGGAGTGAAGGACAGAAGGGACATGTGGATCAGACAAAcctctcatcatcctcatcctctgctTTGACACCAGAGTTAGTGAACCCCAAGATAGAATACGAGCCTGACGAGGAGCTTATGGAGTCTCCTGACACCAAAGACCTTGCCTCATATCCTGGGCCCTCCCTGCATAATCCTCATCATAGCAGGCTGCTTCCTCCAAGTCCCTCTCCCTCCAATGAGCGCTCCCCCCTGGGGTACAGCCCTTCTTTTAATGCCAGGCAGCTAATGGAGATGCTGGCTAGAGGTGAAGGCCAAAGTCCTCTGGGGGATAGAGTGGGACAGCGCTTTAACCAAGCATTTGGCAGTAGTACAAGTGGAGGCAGAATGGATGAAAGCTTAGGCTTTGTGGGCTCATCCATCATGGAGATTCAGTCTGACTGGCTTGGAGAGGACACAG GTGATGGCTTGGTAGTGCCGGTGAAACTCCATAAGTGCCCATTCTGCCCTTACACTGCCAAACAGAAGGGCATCATGAAGCGACACATTCGATGTCACACAGGAGAAAGGCCTTTCCCTTGTCCTATATGTGGCAAGAGATTCACAAGACAGGAGCACCTTCGCAGTCATGCCCTCAGT GTCCACAGACACTACTGGCCAGTGTCTTGTAAGAGCTGCAGACGAACCTTCACTGGATCCAGTGTTTCACCAGGACTCAGGCGCTTTGGCATCTGCGACAGCTGCAACTGTGTAACCACAACTCATGAGGATTCTGCCCCTGTTCACCCAACTAGCCAGCCAGAACCCATGGAGCGTGCAGATGGGGGTACCGATTGGTCTAGTTTTATGGATGATGTGGATGAGGTGGAGGTTGGCAGAGTGGAAGATTTGGTGGGGAAACAGATGCTCGAAAGGCAGCTGGCTGTCTGCTCTGATGTTGGTCACACATTGTGA
- the LOC115051498 gene encoding tissue alpha-L-fucosidase, with translation MSPLYLLAGALLPLTAARFTPDWASLDARPLPAWYDEAKLGIFIHWGVFAVPGFDSEWFWWHWQGQKPPDSRCVKYMADNYPAGFTYQEFAPQFRAQFFDPEEWADIFRASGAKYVVLTAKHHEGFTNWGSPRSWNWNSVDSGPHRDLVGDLGEAVRNRSLHYGLYNSLYEWFNPLYLADKKNGFKTQEFVMHKLLPELYNMVVRYRPEVIWSDGDWEAPDTYWNSTEFLAWLYNDSPVKDTIVTNDRWGAGCACKHGGYYNCEDKYTPGQLPKHKWEKCTSVDTFSWGYRRNMKVKELMPLHTIIQDLVHTVALGGNYLLNVGPTPDGMIPPVFEERLRSVGAWLDINGEAIYASKPWRVQMENSTVPVWYTSKGTSVYAIVTTKPSEATLKLLEPKTTAATKVTLLGHPNPLPWSPVTPSSGIIVLLPELPYTPGQAWTLKLDNIK, from the exons ATGTCTCCGCTGTACCTGCTGGCCGGGGCCCTGCTCCCTCTGACGGCGGCTCGGTTCACTCCGGACTGGGCCAGCTTGGACGCCAGACCGCTGCCCGCCTGGTACGACGAAGCCAAACTGGGCATTTTCATCCACTGGGGAGTGTTTGCTGTCCCGGGCTTCGACAGCGAGTGGTTCTGGTGGCACTGGCAGGGCCAGAAGCCTCCGGACAGCCGGTGCGTGAAGTACATGGCCGACAACTACCCAGCCGGGTTCACCTACCAGGAGTTCGCGCCTCAGTTTCGGGCCCAGTTCTTCGACCCGGAGGAGTGGGCGGACATTTTCCGGGCCTCGGGTGCCAA ataCGTCGTTTTGACCGCCAAACATCATGAAGGGTTCACTAACTGGGGGTCTCCTCGATCCTGGAACTGGAACTCGGTGGACAGCGGTCCTCACAGGGACCTGGTGGGAGACCTGGGAGAGGCCGTCCGCAACAG GTCATTGCACTATGGACTCTACAACTCGTTGTATGAGTGGTTCAACCCGCTCTACCTGGCCGACAAGAAGAATGGGTTCAAAACACAGGAGTTTGTTATGCATAAATTGCTGCCGGAGCTTTACAACATGGTTGTAAG ATACAGACCTGAAGTGATCTGGTCTGATGGAGACTGGGAAGCACCGGACACTTACTGGAACTCCACTGAGTTCCTGGCCTGGCTCTACAATGACAGTCCCGTTAAA GATACCATTGTGACCAACGACAGATGGGGAGCTGGCTGTGCCTGTAAACATGGTGGCTACTACAACTGTGAAGACAAGTATACACCAGGCCAGCTGCCCAAGCACAAGTGGGAAAAGTGCACATCTGTGGACACGTTTTCCTGGGGTTATCGGCGGAACATGAAGGTGAAGGAATTGATGCCATTACACACCATCATCCAG GATCTGGTACACACTGTGGCTCTGGGAGGTAACTACCTTCTGAATGTGGGTCCCACACCGGATGGGATGATCCCTCCTGTGTTTGAGGAGAGGCTCAGAAGTGTTGGAGCCTGGCTAGACATCAACGGAGAAGCCATCTATGCTTCAAAACCCTGGAGGGTCCAGATGGAGAATTCCACTGTGCCAGTTTG GTATACATCTAAAGGGACTTCTGTGTATGCCATCGTGACAACCAAACCCTCCGAGGCCACGCTGAAACTGCTCGAGCCCAAAACAACTGCAGCCACCAAG GTGACCTTACTGGGGCATCCAAACCCTTTACCCTGGTCCCCAGTCACACCCAGCTCTGGCATTATTGTCCTTCTGCCCGAACTGCCCTACACTCCTGGCCAGGCTTGGACACTGAAACTGGACAATATCAAATGA
- the heyl gene encoding hairy/enhancer-of-split related with YRPW motif-like protein produces the protein MKRPHDYSSPDSDTDEFIDVGQEDSYCPVTGSMSPGSASQILARKKRRGIIEKRRRDRINHSLSELRRLVPSAFEKQGSSKLEKAEILQMTVDHLKLLHAMGGKGYFDARALAVDYRTLGFRECVGEVVRYLSSLEGESPDPIGARLVSHLSHCASELDPLLLQSPPASALPFPPWPWASFPQISPTPPASSSPPFPNGRRDLALLGSYPSPASLRLAPLAGCQQGASPLLAPTALSTVHRMPALATSPALAPSRPSQPSPHCATRASPLPLPTPSSSSPSTSSSSSSTSSSSAPPQVSFRPFATPTAQRRSLSGSAKAAQGWGTEIGAF, from the exons ATGAAGAGACCTCACGACTACAGCTCCCCAGACTCAGACACAGATGAGTTTATCGACGTGGGGCAGGAAGACAGCTACTG CCCAGTCACTGGGTCCATGTCTCCTGGCAGCGCCTCACAGATTCTGGCCcgaaaaaagagaagagga ATCATAGAGAAGAGGCGAAGAGATCGGATAAACCACAGCCTGTCAGAGCTCCGGAGACTTGTGCCCAGTGCATTTGAAAAACAG GGCTCTTCTAAGTTGGAGAAAGCAGAGATTCTGCAGATGACAGTGGACCACCTCAAACTGCTGCATGCAATGGGAGgaaaag gaTACTTTGATGCGAGAGCCCTGGCAGTTGATTACAGGACCTTGGGTTTTAGGGAGTGCGTTGGGGAGGTGGTACGATACCTCAGCTCCCTTGAGGGTGAGTCCCCAGACCCAATAGGAGCCCGTCTGGTGTCTCACCTCTCTCACTGTGCAAGTGAGCTAGACCCTCTGCTCTTGCAGTCACCCCCAGCCTCTGCCTTGCCCTTCCCTCCCTGGCCGTGGGCGTCCTTCCCGCAGATCTCCCCTACCCCGccagcctcctcctcacctcctttCCCCAACGGGCGGAGAGATCTTGCCCTGCTGGGGAGCTACCCGTCACCTGCCTCCCTCCGCCTCGCCCCCCTGGCTGGCTGCCAGCAGGGTGCATCGCCACTCCTTGCGCCTACTGCTTTGTCCACCGTCCACAGGATGCCTGCCCTTGCGACATCCCCAGCCCTGGCCCCCTCCAGACCAAGCCAGCCATCCCCTCACTGCGCCACAAGGGcctcacctctccctcttcccaccccttcctcttcctctccttctacctcctcttcctcctcttctactTCATCATCTTCTGCTCCACCGCAGGTGTCTTTCAGGCCTTTTGCAACTCCCACAGCCCAGCGTCGAAGCTTGAGTGGATCAGCTAAGGCAGCCCAAGGATGGGGGACTGAGATTGGTGCCTTCTGA
- the zbtb8b gene encoding zinc finger and BTB domain-containing protein 8B isoform X2, producing the protein MSAASYLQMTDLVNFCKGYIHSSLEICNKDKERNTEKEGQAQDGGVGPADSGTSAAEIPSGAGATEPRSQVAEADRGSGLGSESVTSARNSSSVPVATPSGTREDMDSDYHSREEFASGSEGQKGHVDQTNLSSSSSSALTPELVNPKIEYEPDEELMESPDTKDLASYPGPSLHNPHHSRLLPPSPSPSNERSPLGYSPSFNARQLMEMLARGEGQSPLGDRVGQRFNQAFGSSTSGGRMDESLGFVGSSIMEIQSDWLGEDTGDGLVVPVKLHKCPFCPYTAKQKGIMKRHIRCHTGERPFPCPICGKRFTRQEHLRSHALSVHRHYWPVSCKSCRRTFTGSSVSPGLRRFGICDSCNCVTTTHEDSAPVHPTSQPEPMERADGGTDWSSFMDDVDEVEVGRVEDLVGKQMLERQLAVCSDVGHTL; encoded by the exons ATGTCAGCAGCCAGCTACCTGCAGATGACAGACCTGGTGAACTTCTGCAAAGGATATATCCACTCCTCTTTGGAAATATGTAATAAGGACAAGGAGAGGAATACAGAGAAGGAGGGGCAGGCACAGGATGGTGGGGTGGGTCCTGCAGACAGTGGCACTTCAGCTGCAGAAATCCCTAGCGGTGCTGGGGCAACAGAGCCTCGTTCACAGGTTGCAGAGGCAGATAGAGGGTCGGGTCTAGGCTCTGAGTCTGTGACCTCAGCTAGAAACTCCTCATCTGTCCCTGTTGCCACCCCTTCTGGCACAAGGGAGGACATGGACAGTGACTACCATTCCAGGGAAGAATTTGCATCTGGGAGTGAAGGACAGAAGGGACATGTGGATCAGACAAAcctctcatcatcctcatcctctgctTTGACACCAGAGTTAGTGAACCCCAAGATAGAATACGAGCCTGACGAGGAGCTTATGGAGTCTCCTGACACCAAAGACCTTGCCTCATATCCTGGGCCCTCCCTGCATAATCCTCATCATAGCAGGCTGCTTCCTCCAAGTCCCTCTCCCTCCAATGAGCGCTCCCCCCTGGGGTACAGCCCTTCTTTTAATGCCAGGCAGCTAATGGAGATGCTGGCTAGAGGTGAAGGCCAAAGTCCTCTGGGGGATAGAGTGGGACAGCGCTTTAACCAAGCATTTGGCAGTAGTACAAGTGGAGGCAGAATGGATGAAAGCTTAGGCTTTGTGGGCTCATCCATCATGGAGATTCAGTCTGACTGGCTTGGAGAGGACACAG GTGATGGCTTGGTAGTGCCGGTGAAACTCCATAAGTGCCCATTCTGCCCTTACACTGCCAAACAGAAGGGCATCATGAAGCGACACATTCGATGTCACACAGGAGAAAGGCCTTTCCCTTGTCCTATATGTGGCAAGAGATTCACAAGACAGGAGCACCTTCGCAGTCATGCCCTCAGT GTCCACAGACACTACTGGCCAGTGTCTTGTAAGAGCTGCAGACGAACCTTCACTGGATCCAGTGTTTCACCAGGACTCAGGCGCTTTGGCATCTGCGACAGCTGCAACTGTGTAACCACAACTCATGAGGATTCTGCCCCTGTTCACCCAACTAGCCAGCCAGAACCCATGGAGCGTGCAGATGGGGGTACCGATTGGTCTAGTTTTATGGATGATGTGGATGAGGTGGAGGTTGGCAGAGTGGAAGATTTGGTGGGGAAACAGATGCTCGAAAGGCAGCTGGCTGTCTGCTCTGATGTTGGTCACACATTGTGA